The Chroicocephalus ridibundus chromosome 2, bChrRid1.1, whole genome shotgun sequence genome includes a region encoding these proteins:
- the NSUN2 gene encoding RNA cytosine C(5)-methyltransferase NSUN2 — translation MGRRARDRRRQQQQQQQRQERGGGGGGDQAGWAGGYPEIVKENELFERYYRELGIVPAGEWGDFMAALREPLPATLRITGYRSHAKEILHCLKEKYFKELQDLEVDGQKVEMPQSLSWYPEELAWHTNLSRKILRKSPQLEKFHQFLVSETECGNISRQEAVSMIPPLLLNVNPHHKILDMCAAPGSKTAQLIEMLHADMNVPFPKGFVIANDVDNKRCYLLVHQAKRLNSPCIMVVNHDASSIPNLQIDVDGRKEVLFYDRILCDVPCSGDGTMRKNIDVWKKWTTQNSLQLHGLQLRIATRGVEQLAEGGRMVYSTCSLNPIENEAVIASLLEKSQGALELADVSSELPGLKRMPGITKWKVMLKDGQWFEEWKDVPSNRQTQIRPTMFPIKDEEKLKAMNLERCLRILPHHQNTGGFFVAVLIKKSPMPWNKRQPKVHQKLPQRTGETEVTAANSDNGSECITEESTLAENEESKKAQELQNSDLEQSKKEGVCGPPPSKKMKLFGFKEDPFVFLPEDDPLFLPIQKFYALDPSFPKMNLLTRTQEGKKRQLYMVSKELRNVLLNNSEKMKVINTGIKVWSRNSDGEQFGCAFRLAQEGIYTLYPFIHARIINVCIEDVKILLTQENPFLSKFSSETQKKVKDMAMGSIVLKYDPDPEKPDDLQCPIVLCGWQGKTSLRAFVPKNERLHYLRMMGVEVFKAKRKEEESESKTEEEVQHRLAETEEGMDVEDKEHDLVTKMEAEIGEESSHSPVESSAMEVENKIEDLDQSSKNANSHVSQESKDTDTSNVKG, via the exons ATGGGCCGCCGGGCGCGCGACCgccgccggcagcagcagcagcagcagcagcggcaggagcggggcggcgggggcggcggcgacCAAGCG GGCTGGGCCGGCGGCTACCCGGAGATCGTGAAGGAGAACGAGCTGTTCGAGCGGTACTACCGGGAGCTGGGCATCGTCCCCGCCGGAGAGTGGGGCGACTTCATGGCGGCGCTGAGGGAGCCGCTGCCCGCCACCCTGCGCATCACCGGCTACCGCAG CCACGCCAAAGAGATCCTCCACTGCCTGAAGGAGAAGTACTTCAAGGAGCTGCAGGACCTGGAGGTCGACGGCCAAAAAGTGGAGATGCCGCAGTCACTGAGCTG GTATCCAGAAGAGTTGGCGTGGCACACTAACTTGAGCAGAAAAATCCTACGCAAGTCACCGCAGCTGGAAAAGTTCCATCAGTTTCTCGTTAGCGAGACAGAGTGT ggAAATATCAGTCGTCAGGAGGCTGTTAGTATGATCCCACCTCTACTGCTTAATGTGAACCCTCACCATAAG ATTCTAGATATGTGTGCTGCACCTGGATCTAAGACTGCACAACTCATTGAAATGTTGCACGCGGACATGAATGTTCCTTTTCCCA AGGGTTTTGTAATTGCTAATGATGTCGACAACAAGCGCTGCTATCTGCTGGTTCATCAGGCTAAGAGATTAAACAGTCCGTGCATCATGGTGGTCAATCACGATGCTTCCAGCATTCCTAATCTACAAATAGATGTTGATGGAAGAAAAGAGGTCCTCTTCTACGACAGGATTTTATGTGACGTCCCCTGCAG TGGAGATGGAACCATGAGGAAAAACATTGATGTGTGGAAGAAGTGGACAACACAAAACAGCTTGCAGCTCCATGG ATTGCAGTTAAGAATTGCAACCCGTGGTGTCGAACAGCTGGCAGAAGGCGGGAGAATGGTATATTCTACGTGTTCATTGAATCCTATTGAAAATGAAGCTGTGATCGCGTCTCTGCTGGAAAAGAGTCAAG GTGCCTTAGAACTTGCTGATGTCTCTTCTGAGTTACCAGGTTTGAAGAGGATGCCAGGAATTACCAAATGGAAG GTAATGCTGAAAGACGGACAGTGGTTTGAAGAGTGGAAAGATGTGCCTTCAAATAGACAAACACAAATACGTCCCACTATGTTTCCAATAAAAGATGAAGAGAAGCTAAAGGCAATGAATCTAGAGCGTTG TCTTAGGATATTGCCACATCACCAGAACACAGGAGGTTTCTTTGTGGCTgtgttaataaaaaaatctccaatGCCATGGAATAAACGCCAGCCTAAG gtTCATCAGAAATTGCCACAAAGAACAGGAGAAACTGAAGTGACAGCAGCTAATTCAGATAATGGTTCTGAATGTATTACTGAAGAATCAACGCTTGCTGAAAATGAAGAGTCAAAGAAAGCACAAGAATTGCAGAATTCAGACCTTGAGCAAAGCAAAAAGGAAGGAGTCTGTGG ACCACCACCATCTAAGAAAATgaagttgtttggttttaaagAAGACCCTTTTGTGTTTCTGCCTGAAGATGATCCATTGTTCCTTCctataca GAAGTTTTATGCATTGGACCCATCATTTCCCAAGATGAATTTACTGACTCGAACtcaagaagggaagaagagacaGCTGTACATGGTTTCTAAGGAGCTAAGGAATGTGCTTCTGAACAACAGTGAGAAGATGAAG GTCATTAACACAGGGATAAAAGTCTGGTCTCGCAACAGTGACGGTGAACAGTTTGGATGTGCATTCAGATTAGCACAAGAG gGAATTTATACTCTGTACCCATTCATTCATGCAAGGATTATAAATGTCTGCATAGAAGATGTTAAAATCCTGCTAACCCAGGAAAATCCATTCTTAAGTAAATTCAGCagtgaaacacagaagaaagtcAAAGATATGG caatgGGAAGTATAGTTCTGAAGTACGACCCAGATCCTGA AAAACCTGATGATCTGCAGTGTCCTATCGTGCTGTGTGGGTGGCAAGGAAAGACATCACTCCGTGCCTTTGTCCCCAAGAACGAGAGACTTCATTACCTGAGGATGATGGGAGTTGAAGTGTTtaaagcaaagaggaaagaggaggaatcGGAAAGTAAAACGGAGGAAGAAGTTCAACATAGGCTGGCTGAAACAGAGGAAGGAATGGATGTGGAAGATAAAGAACATGATTTAGTCACGAAAATGGAAGCAGAAATAGGTGAAGAATCTTCCCACAGTCCTGTGGAAAGCAGTGCTAtggaagtagaaaataaaattgaggaTTTAGATCAATCTAGTAAAAATGCCAACAGTCATGTAAGCCAGGAAAGCAAAGACACGGATACGAGTAATGTGAAAGGTTAA